In Halofilum ochraceum, the sequence CGCCTGCCGATCTATGTCGCCAACTTCGTGCTGATGGCCTACGGCACCGGCGCGATCATGGCCGTGCCCGGCCACGACGACCGCGACCACGCCTTCGCCCGCAAGTACGGCCTGCCGATCAAACAGGTCATCGACGCCGCCGACGGCGCGCACGTCGATGTCACCGACGCGGCCTACACCGACTATGGCCGCGTCGTGAACTCCGGCGACTACGACGGACTCACCACCGAAGAGGCCTTCGATCGCATCGCCGCCGATCTCGCCGCCGACGGGCGCGGCGAGATCCAGACCCAGTGGCGCCTGCGCGACTGGGGCGTCTCGCGCCAGCGCTACTGGGGCGCGCCCATCCCCGTCATCCACTGCGACGCCTGCGGCCCCGTGCCGGTCCCCGCCAAGGACCTGCCGGTCACGCTGCCGGAAGACATCGAACTCCCGAAGAGCGGCGGCTCCGTGCTCAAGCAGGACCCCTCGTTCTACGAGACCGAGTGCCCGCAATGCGGCAAGGCCGCGCACCGCGACACGGACACCTTCGACACCTTCTTCGAATCGTCCTGGTACTTCTCGCGCTACGCCTGCGCCGACAACGATCAGGCCATGGTCGATGATCGCGTCAACTACTGGATGCCGGTCGACCAGTACATCGGCGGCATCGAGCACGCCATCCTGCATCTGCTCTATGCGCGCTTCTTCCACAAGGTGATGCGCGACGAGGGCCTGGTGAACTCGGACGAGCCGTTCACCAACCTGCTCACCCAGGGCATGGTGCTGAAAGACGGCGCCAAGATGTCCAAGTCCAAGGGCAACACCGTCGACCCGCAGGAGATGATCGACACGGTCGGCGCGGACACCGTGCGCCTGTTCATCATGTTTGCGGCGCCGCCGGAGCAGACGCTGGAATGGAGCGACGCCGGCGTCGACGGCGCCCACCGCTTCCTCAAGCGCTTGTGGAAAGCGGTACACGATCACCTGCAGGCCGGCCCGGTCGACGCATCGGCCCGCGCGCCGGAGCACCTCAACGACACCCACAAGGCCCTGCGCCGCAAGCTCCACGAGACGCTGGCGAAGGTCACCGACGACATGGGCCGGCGCTATACCTTCAACACCGCCGTCGCCGCCGTCATGGAGCTCATGAACGAGCTCGGCACTGCCAACGACGGCACCGCCGCCGGTCACGCCGTCACGCGCGAAGTGCTGGAACACGTCGTGCTCATGCTGGCGCCGATCGTCCCGCACATCGCCAACAGCCTGTGGCACGAACTCGGCTACGAAGAGAGCGTCGCCGAAAAAGCCTGGCCGGAGGTCGACGAAGGGGCGCTGGTGCGCGATACCGTCGAACTCGTGGTCCAGGTCAACGGCAAACTCCGCGACCGCGTCTCCGTCGCGGCCGACGCCAGCGAAGAGGCCATCCGCGAAACCGCGCTCGCCGCCGACAACGTCCAGCGCCACACCGAGGGCAAGACCATCCGCAAAGTCATCGTCGTCCCCGGCAAACTGGTCAACGTGGTGCTAGGCTGACTCCATGACCACCACCCGCCAGCCCCCGGCCGAAAGCGATTTCGCCGGCCAGAGTGCCGCCGCCCGTGACCCAGGCGGCTGCGCCCCCGTAGGTCGGGCTTCAGCCCGACAAGCCGAAGGCACGGCGCAAAAATACTCCGTAGGTCGGGCTTACAGCCCGACACCGGATTGCCCGCGCGGTGTCGGGGGGAATACCGGGGCGGGGAACCTGTTTGCGCCGTGCAAGTGCTTTGTCGGGCTAAAGCCCGACCTACAGCGCCCCGGAACGCAGCGCCCCGGAACGCAGAGT encodes:
- the leuS gene encoding leucine--tRNA ligase, with product MEANYDPHAIERAAHDEWARRDSFRVTEDPSREKFYCLSMFPYPSGRLHVGHVRNYTIGDVITRYMRMRGYNVLQPMGWDAFGLPAENAAMQNNVPPAQWTRENIEYMRGQLKRLGFAYDWSREVATCDPSYYRWEQWFFTRLLEKGLVYRKSAVVNWDPVDQTVLANEQVIDGKGWRSGATVERREIPQWFLRITDYAEELLDELDRMPGWPDAVRTMQRNWIGKSRGVQIRFDVAAEAAEPLEVFTTRPDTLLGSTYMAVAAEHPLALAAAEHDADLKAFVDECRHGTTSEADLETQEKKGMPLGQEAIHPITGDRLPIYVANFVLMAYGTGAIMAVPGHDDRDHAFARKYGLPIKQVIDAADGAHVDVTDAAYTDYGRVVNSGDYDGLTTEEAFDRIAADLAADGRGEIQTQWRLRDWGVSRQRYWGAPIPVIHCDACGPVPVPAKDLPVTLPEDIELPKSGGSVLKQDPSFYETECPQCGKAAHRDTDTFDTFFESSWYFSRYACADNDQAMVDDRVNYWMPVDQYIGGIEHAILHLLYARFFHKVMRDEGLVNSDEPFTNLLTQGMVLKDGAKMSKSKGNTVDPQEMIDTVGADTVRLFIMFAAPPEQTLEWSDAGVDGAHRFLKRLWKAVHDHLQAGPVDASARAPEHLNDTHKALRRKLHETLAKVTDDMGRRYTFNTAVAAVMELMNELGTANDGTAAGHAVTREVLEHVVLMLAPIVPHIANSLWHELGYEESVAEKAWPEVDEGALVRDTVELVVQVNGKLRDRVSVAADASEEAIRETALAADNVQRHTEGKTIRKVIVVPGKLVNVVLG